A region of the bacterium genome:
TGAGACCGTGGCCGGTATCAAACGCCAACATAATGTCTTTGAACAGCTGGGCATCGATCCCCAGGAGGCTTTCGGCTACCGCATTTTGGAACCGTTGATTCAGCTGCGTAAGGACGGCGTGCGCAAGCTCGGCAAGACGCTGGGTCTTCCGCCGGCGCTGTTCAAGCGGATTCCCTTTCCCGGACCGGCGCTGGCCGCCCGGGTGATCGGCGAAGCCACTCCGGAGCGGATCGAAACCGTGCGTCAGGCGACTGTGATCGTGGAAAAGAGGCTTAAAAAGGTCAAGGCGTTTCAGTACCTGGCCATCCTGCACAGCGATCGCGTCACCGGCCTGCGCGACGGCAAACGCGATTTCGGCATGCAAATCGAGATCCGTTGCTGGGACAGCATCGACGCCCGCGTAGCCTCGCCCACGCGTCTGCCCTACAAAGTGCTGGAGGCGATGGCTGGTGAAATTCTTGATAAAGTATCGGGTGTGGTCAGCGTGACGTATAATATCGCAACCAAGCCGCCCTCCACCATCGAGGCGGTGTAGCTGTGTCCGTGCGAACAAGCGAGTTAAAACCTGATTGGGATATTCCTGGTTTTTTTCAGCAGGAAGAATGCCGACGGCAGGCTCTGTTGTCATTCACGAGGCGCAAGGCGATGGATCCTTGAACCTGCATGCAGAACGCGCAAAGCGCTCAGGGATCTGACGACGAACGGAACCTGTGAGAGGAAGGTGAGCAAGTGCGTCGATATATTTCTCGCCCTGCGCTTACACAGAGCACGAGTAGGGACAAAGTATTTCGGGTTCGGAAAGATAACAGGGAAGGAGAGCTGCAATACGGTAGCAGAATAGCCGATCACCGCATTGTCAACAACCAGCAAAAGACTATTATTTCTGCACGACTGATTTCCTTTGACCTATACAACCACGGATCAGCGTCTGGTGATAACTGCTGCTTCGAGCTGATATAAACAGCTGTCTTCTTCTGCCGGAGTAAAATCAAGCCGTAGCATTTTTACACTCTTTCTTTCGCAACAGCCTGCCAAGATCCTCCGCTTGAATTTAGTCCATGTTTTTCTGATGCTGCCGGACCTAGCCACTCTTCAAGGTTTGACAAAAGTGCTGCCGTCCCACAACCAGTTCAACATCGGGGCGAAAACGCTGGCTCCGATCTCGGCTGTATCGTAAAGCTGCTCCAGCTCATCGCCCAGTCTGGTTTTCCCTGTGATCAAGCCGGTACAGTTGGTCAAACGTGTCCATTCCGTTGACAGGATTGTGACCGGCTCTGGCAGCGGAGCCGGTGAATAAAATCCCGCGGACGCCAGAATCGGCGCCACAGGCACAAACTGGCCGCCGGTGATTTGGACAGCCCTGCAGGAGCTGCTGTCGCACTTGATCGCGTCCCAATCCGCCGCAGAGACCGGCACAGAGCCAGGGGCCAACACGCGGGAGGCGATGCGGAACGTTTCTGTAGTGCCGGCGGGTCGCACCAGCGCCAGTGGATCGGCGGCAGGGTCATTCAAAGCCGCTGCAGGCACCACTTCGAGACAGCGGCCCAGATAGGGCAGCAGATCTGTGGGCGTTGGACCGAGGGAGAGAGCCGGCGGCAGCCGACGGCCGGATGCGCTCAGCGGCAGCACACAGCCCTGCTCATGCAGCCTGTTCAGTCCCTGCTGTAGTGCTGGATAGAAATCATTGCGCACCATAAACCACAGCGGAATGGCGCTTTGGCCAGGCCCCTCCGGTCTATCGTTAGCCAGTGGGACCATGCGCAGAGGTGGCTTGGGCGGCGTCCATCCCAACGGCGGATTGGGACCGGCCACGCCGAGAATGCCGGCCAGCACCTGTGCCAGCATCTCCTCCTGTTTGAATTCGCGCAACAGATTCAGATAGCCGCCTATCTCGGTGATGTTCTGCGGCGCCGGAACCCGCGAGCCCACCACATCCCCCTGCAATGCCAACCGACGGAGGAGGATGTTCTGCGCCTCACAAAGATCGGGGTTGTGCGCCTGTTGAAAAAGCTTCAGCAATGATTCGAAAAAATTCGTTGCCGTCGGATCGGCAACGGTGTCAATATTCGCCATGGTCGCCTCCCAGCATCGCGGCGAAGTTTCGCCGGCATAGGATTGGATGAATAGTTGATCCTACGTTGATTTGTTACTCTTCTATGCCATGAGCCTACTCGGAATCGGATTTTTTCTTTTGATCGCTTTCTTTGTGTGTCTTGTCCTCTGTGCCTGAAGTGGAATTCCCGGTTGAACCGGCGCCGGTTTTGGCTGCCGATTCGCTTTTTGTTCCGTACACTGCATTGGCGGCGGTAGAGCCGGCGGTGGGATTGCCGGCATACAGACCGCCGAGAATGTTTCCCGCTGTGGCCAACGCCTGCGCCTGAAATTGGTGGGTGTTCTTCACCGCATCCGCCCGCGCCCTGTCCGCATTCTGCTGATCGCCGAGAATGATTTTCGCCAACTGTTCGGCGCCGGTCATGCCGGTGTCAAAGCCTTTTTGCTCCGCGGCTGTTCTGACCATCGCCTGTAATACGGCTGCATCGGCTCCGGCTGCCGTGGGATTGGCGTTGATGTTGTTGATCAGCGGCTGCAAAGAAGTCAGTGCGCTGGAAGTCTGCAGCCCTGCGGTAAGAGAAGCGCCGGTGGTGGGCACTTGCACACTGGCGATCTCGGGCGCGCTGTCCGCCGGACTGTCCGCCCAGTGCCAAAAGCGCGTCAGATCGATTTTTTCCGCAGACGGGCAGTTGCCGAGCACTGCTTCTCCCAGCACGCCGGAGGTCGGCAGTGCGATGACGGATTTTCGCGGCAAGAAGCCGCTCTTGTGGAACTCTAAAAGGTTGCTTTGTATGGTCGCGTTGTTCAACACCTGATCAGCGACCTGGTATGGGATAAAGAACGGCATGATCATCGAGTTGCCGTAAAAGCCCAGAACCCGGTTCTCCACGCAGTTCAGCAGAGGTACATCCTGGGTTTCGTCTTCAATGCCGCCGGCCGGGACTCCGATGGTGAATCCCTCGAGCATGATCGCCCGTTCTTCCGGCGTCATCGACAACCATATCATTTTCGAATAGTGCACGGTATTGCGCACCACATGCTGCACCATCTGTTCGATCTCTAATAACTGGGAGTAGCGCAACACCGGCGCCAGCTGGATGGCCGGTATGGGCATCTGATCGGGCGGCAGTTCCTGACGAGACGCTGCAGAAATATAGTTGTGTGCATAGGTCTCTTCCGACACCCCATTCACCGCTCGGATCCTGGCTGAAAAATGCCACACAAAGGGTCCGCCGAGTTCTTGTTCCAGCGTCTTGGCGGTCAGATGCACGGTGCCGGCGATCATATGATCCGGTGGATTCGCCGGCAACGGAGTGCCGAAAATTTTATTCAGCACATAGACTGCTTGCAGATGCGGATTCACCAGGTCATAGTCCAGCTGGCGGAATCGCCGGCTCACTTCAAAGCCGACGATCTCGTTTCTTGCCAAGGAGCAGGGAATGGCCAGGCTTCCTGAAAGCGTACTGGCATTATTGGCGCGGCGATCACGCAGATACGCCATCAAGGCATCCTGTGTTGGGAACGATTGTTCCGGATCGCCCCACACTTCCGGCACTGCGCTGACCGGGCCGGTGAGTTGCACCGGCCCCAGTCGCGTCCCCCTTTTAGTGACCGCACGGACATAAATATCCTCGAACGGTAAAAAGGTACCGGTGAGATTGAGCTGAATGACATCCTCGGCTGCGCTGCCGGCGGGCTGGAATTGAGCGATGGGATCCCCGGCAAACTGGCGCAGCAGCGCCAGACCGTTCTGGAAGCGCCGGGGCAGTGTCCGCTCGAGAATGTCGATATGTTTTAGAATCTGGGAGTAGCGGATCAGTATCCCCTGCCGGGTATCCGCGCTCGTTGTATAATCCAGCGTCAGCGGTTGGCCCACCGGCAGAAAACGCACGACCGACAACGGCACCAGACAGACCAGTGTGATTCCCTCGACGGTGGTGGACACTTGAAATAATCGCTGCACCTCCCAATATTGCAGGGTCAATGCGCGCGTGTGATTGTGGTTGGTGATGACTTTGGTGGTGACGTTGGCCGACTCGGAGGCCATGGCCAACCGCATGCTGGTGCGGATGGCCTGGCGCCGTGCGGCGGCCGTCCTTTCCACGCTGGTGTGTACGGTCTCGGCTGCCCGGGATGAATAGCTGCGCTGTCCTTCCAACCAGCTGGACGATGAGCCGCTTGAAGAGGAGCCCCCGCCGCCAAAGCTGATGATGCCGAGATCAAGCCCGCCGCCCCCGGAAGCGGACGACGTGTGATACCGGCTGCCGGCCCGTTCCGCTTCGCGGAACGCAGAGCGAAAAGTCGATTCTGTGGAGGCGTCGGTCTCTTGCTCGAATTCGGCGCTTTCCTGCAGCGACAGGGATTCGATATCACGGACTGCACTCATATCCCGGCGTTCAAAGATGGCCACGCGCTGCTGTTCGCCGGGCGCCAGAGGTAAAGAATAGACCAGGTCGCCCAGCGTCAGCCCTTTGGGCGTCCACCATTGCGCCATATGAACCAGATAACCGAGGCCGAGGGTGCCTGCCATGGCCACGCTCTCCCAGGGCGAGATCTTATTTCCGGATCCCACTCCGACCAATTGATCACGAAAGCCGTCCACGCTGATCGGCTGATCGACCGGTACACGATCCACATAGGTCACCTGAGCGCCGTGATGATCCTCTGAGAGTGGAAAATAATCGGGAATTGGATAGAAACGCCGGGCATACTTGGGGTCTTTTTGGACAACGACTGGATTAAGGATGCTGGTTCGCGGTTCAACCAAGCGGATGAAAACCGAATAGGGAAATCGGTCTACGCCGGTATTGCTGAGATAGAGCGAATGACATCCGGCCTCGCCCATGGCTACATGGGGTGTAGTCGGTTGTTCCGCGTCAGAATCTCCATGGTCTGGCGCCCCCCCTGCGGATGGAAGCAAGGCCTGCAACTGCCCGACTATGCTCAGCGGCAGCGGCTCCAGTTCTGTCGGCAAGCGAAGATCACCCGTTAAGCCGTTTGCGGACACGGCGTTTTTATACAGGGTAAGCGTAAGGGTTGTATTGGATCCGGCCACCTGCAGCGTCAATCCGGCGACCGGAAACTTGACATGGCTCGGCAGCGCCAGATCGAATTCGCCGTCCTTATTGCTGATCGCCGTGCTGGCCGGTTGAGTGCTGATCACAGCGGTCAACTGCAAAAAGGCGGCGTGAGAGCCGTTCGGCTGCACCAAGCGGCCGAACAGATGCGGTGGAAGCCGGCGCACGGCCAGGAGCTGGCTGATCTCGCTGATGTGCTGCTTGGCCTGCACGAGCTCCAAATGAAAGCGAGTCACGGCATGAATGCGGCTGTTCCACAACACCGTCTCATCGGTGAGTTTTTGCGCGTTCAGATGATCCAACGCTCTTACGACGCGCCGGGAAGAGAGCAGCTCAGTCCCTTGGGCGGGGAGAGCAGCTGCTGACCGCGCCGATGTGGTTTGCCCCTTCCGGTTTGCATCAGCTACCGGCTTCTTGGTATTGGATGTCGGCATGGATTCCCTCCAAACGATTCGTTAGGGGACGCACTGACAAATGGTCCCTGCGGTGGATAGACGAATCCGCGAAACGGAAGAGCGATCTCAGGCGCTGCTCAACAGATGCTCAATACGCTCGATCAACAAAGCTTGGTTGACCGGGGCTGGAAAAAAATCTTTGATGCCGAGCCGGAATGCCTCATGAAGGAGTTCCTGGTTCGGATGGCCGTTCACCAGCACGATGCAGGTTTGAGGTGAAAGCTTGATCATTTGCCTGAGGATCGAGAGCGTCTCTTCCGTTTGCTTGCGGACGCACAGAGTGATGATCTGATAGCGGCCCTCTGCGAGCATCGGAGTCAAGTCTCTTACACCCCTCACCAGTGTAAGAATGCTTTTCTCCGCCAGAGCCAGAGCAATCGGCCCCATTTCAGCGAGATTTTCACAGCAAAGGAGAATCCTTGCCGACGCTTCAGTCATCATGCCCTTTCTCTTGCAAAGGCAATGCCAGAAAAAACCAAGGGGAAAGGATGCATGGAGGGTCTATGAAAACAATGGATTGCGTTGATCGCCGCCGGCAGCGGCTACAGGGATGCAACCGCAAAATCATGGTAAAAACACCCCGGCCATGGTACAATTACCGGTGCGAGGCCTTGATCTGATATTTTTGCATTTTTTGATAAAAATTTTTCGCATCAATGCCGGCGATTTTCGCCGCTTGGGCGACAATGCCGTGGGCTCTCTCCAGAGCGGTCTCGAGGTAATCCCGCTCAAACCGTTCGATCACCGCTTTTTTGATCAGGCTAAAATTCTGCGTTACCGCCGCTGATTCGCCTGCAGACGGCACGACCGATTCCGGTAGATGACGCAGCTCCACCTCCGTATCCTCGGTCATCACGATCGAACGTAGAATAATGTTCTCCAATTCTCGAATGTTGCCGGGATAGTCGTACCGGAGCAAAATGTCTTCTGCGCCGGCGTTCAGGCGCAGATTTTCTTTTCCGAGCTGCCGGCCATAGTGATCGAGATAATGCCGGATCAGCAGAGGGATGTCCTCTCGTCTTTCGCGCAACGGCGGGAGATGGAGGTAGAGAATGTTCAATCGATAATAGAGATCCGCTCGGAACTTGCCGTCCTTGATCATGGATTCCAGATGACGGTTCGTGGCTGCGATAATGCGGACGTTGCATTTCCTGATTTCGTTGCTGCCCACGGGCGAATACTCCCCGGTCTGTAGAATGCGCAGCAGTTTGACCTGAAGCCCCGGACTCATCTCGCTGATCTCGTCGAAAAAGATAGAGCCGCCGTCCGCGGTTTCGAACCAGCCCTTTTTGTTTTGCACGGCGCCGGTGAACGACCCCCTGATGTGTCCGAACAGTTCGGATTCCAATAGTGTTTCCGTCAGAGCGCCGCAATTGAGGGAGACGAACGGTCTGCACCGCCGGCTGCTGTTTTCATGCAAGGCCCGGGCGACCAGCTCTTTCCCTGTGCCGCTCTCGCCTTCGAGCAACACGGTGGCGTTGGTGTCTGCCACCTGATCGATGAATTTGATGATCCTTTGCATTTTGGCGCTGGCGCCGATGATGGCTGGATATTGGCTTGTGCCATGTTTAAGGTCGGCTGTGGTAGACCGGTGGGGCGCCTGTTCGCCTTGGGGACGGGATGGAAATATACCATGGTCTTCACTGCGCTCAAAGATCAAGCGATATCGCAAATAGGCTTCGTACAGCTCTGCCACAGTACCTTGGAAGACAGGGGTGGAGATGGTGCCGTTCAGCAATTTCCCTGTCGCCGGTTTTCCGTTATCACCATTCAATGGATGCTCGATCATGACATCCTCCTGTTGCTGACAGGGGCTTGTGTCCGGTGATTCAACCACCTGTCGAGCAAGTCTGCTGCGTATGAAATGGAAAGGATGATGCGGCCGGAGTTAGTGATAAAACGGGGATCCACTGGATGCTTGATTCTTAAGATGCAATACGACCGGCAAAACGTCCTGAAGCGTTTCGACGTTTTGGGGTTCCCCACATCCCGCCGTCCACAATAGTTGCCACTCTGGTGCTGACATTTCTAACCCATGAACAGCATACGCGCCTTCATCCTTTTGGTTCAGACGGAAAGGACTTTTGCCGTCGCATGCGGTTCACAGTAAGAGCAGGGAACGATTGGGCAACAAGTAAATCGTAGAGGTGATTGAATGGCCGAAGGGTGGAGAGCAAATTTTCGGACTGCCGAATGCTGTACTGCAAGATGATTGCCCAGGCTGAAAAAAACCTTTATGATTTAAATATAAACAATGCAAAGGGGATTGTCAAATAAATTTTTCAAGCCATGATTGATTAATTACAAAAATGTAACAGCCTGCTTTACCCCGATCACACCGTAATTTACGCCGGTGTGGCCTATATTGCCATTACTGATTGAACGGGACAAAAATGCCCCAGTGATTCATTCGAGCAACAGGCGTCGTTCTGCAAAGCAGGCGAGCGGCTCAATGTCGCTGGTCGTTGTACCATTTCTTTGTGTTGATTTTCCTTGTATATGGCCCAATACATGGTTACTTTAAGAACCAGCGGGGTGAAATAGGACTTTGTCCCAGGCGGACCATCGGCCTGGGGCGTCTATGCCGGAAAGAAGGTCCGCCTGCCAGGCTTTATCACCAGGGGCGTCATTTTCACGCTGTACATTTTTCTTCATCAAAGAATGTGTCGGTTCACGGGAGTCTAACGGGTTTGACAAAACACGCTGGGCTTGATGAATTTCCGTTGTAAACATATACGAAAGACTTACAGGCTGGTGAACTTTTTCCGAGCCTCCTGGTCGCCGGATTCTCCGCCCGGCGAGAGACTTAGAACGATCCTTTTTCTTCTCCTGTTGCTGTTGATCGGTTTTGGCTTGCGCCTGCGCAACCTGGGCAGCCTGACCCTTTATGGCGATGAGGGCTTGCAAGCACTGGCCCTCAAAAGGCTGCTGGAGCACGGCGTTCCGCCTGTGGACTCGGGGCTGATCTATCTGCGCGATGTTTTATCCCTCTATCTCCAGTACGCCTTAGTGCAGATCGCAGAGTTGAATCAATATTGGCTTCGCTTTCCCAGCGCCCTGCTGGGAACATTGGTCATTCTTCCTGCCTATGGGCCGGCTAAACTGTTGTTTGATCGCCAGACTCTCTTTCAGCGCACTCGATGCTTCGAACTTGGCCGGTTTTATTGACGGCAGGGTTCGCGGCCTGGTGTCTTAATCGCCTGTACCGGGAGGTGGACAAAAGGACGTTTGCTTTTTTGCTGATCATGATTATATCCGCTTGCTTGCAGCAATACGCCTTCGCGGTCTCAGTGTTTCTTTTTTACATCCTGTTTTATCTGCAAGATCAATCGATGTTGTTCAGCCGACCTTTCAGGAGACTGTATTTTTATCTATCCGTTACCTTTTTCTTTTGGTTTGTCCTGGGGGGAATTAGAACGGGCTTTGCGTTGCAGGAGCTTGGCGTCAGTCTGTTTGGATTTCCTCATCTGGGCAAATATTTTTTCTTCTGGTACCTCATCGGCTGGCCGGTCATGTCCTCGCTTGTCCTTTATGCACTGATGATTCTGTTCAACCGTTTTCTGCCTGAGCGCAGGGATTCCGCGGCTTTTTACATCCCTGCGGTACTTGTATTATCAATTGTGCTGACAAGCTTTTTAAATCCTATGCCGAGGCGCGATATACCTTTCACTTGTATCCCTTGCTGGTCATGCTGTTTTCCTACGCCGCTGCCCGCCTCAGGCGGACGCTGCTCAGCCGGCGTCCCAACCTGTTTCAGAAAGGTCGTGCCGTTTGGGCCTTTCTGGCCGCCGTCGTCCTGCTCTTCGGATCTCAGGACGCTGATCCACTGCAGGCCGGGCACATCGCTGACCGTGGGTACACTACACCGAAACACCCGATCCGCACTCATGAGAATTGGACGCCTTATGTCTATATTCATCAGGACAATGAAATGCCGGCGCGTTACGTGCGAGCGCGCCGGCGCCGGGATGA
Encoded here:
- a CDS encoding ExsB family transcriptional regulator encodes the protein MIEEIKARQLDTEQFIKEKTREIREIVGDGMALNALSGGVDSSTVTLLGYKALKKRLKTVFIDNGLMRAHESEQVVALFKKLGVKVEVVDAQEEFFAALKGLTDPEQKREAITQTFYKQVFGRIVRDSGAKFLLQGTILTDVDETVAGIKRQHNVFEQLGIDPQEAFGYRILEPLIQLRKDGVRKLGKTLGLPPALFKRIPFPGPALAARVIGEATPERIETVRQATVIVEKRLKKVKAFQYLAILHSDRVTGLRDGKRDFGMQIEIRCWDSIDARVASPTRLPYKVLEAMAGEILDKVSGVVSVTYNIATKPPSTIEAV
- a CDS encoding response regulator, translated to MMTEASARILLCCENLAEMGPIALALAEKSILTLVRGVRDLTPMLAEGRYQIITLCVRKQTEETLSILRQMIKLSPQTCIVLVNGHPNQELLHEAFRLGIKDFFPAPVNQALLIERIEHLLSSA
- a CDS encoding sigma-54-dependent Fis family transcriptional regulator; translated protein: MIEHPLNGDNGKPATGKLLNGTISTPVFQGTVAELYEAYLRYRLIFERSEDHGIFPSRPQGEQAPHRSTTADLKHGTSQYPAIIGASAKMQRIIKFIDQVADTNATVLLEGESGTGKELVARALHENSSRRCRPFVSLNCGALTETLLESELFGHIRGSFTGAVQNKKGWFETADGGSIFFDEISEMSPGLQVKLLRILQTGEYSPVGSNEIRKCNVRIIAATNRHLESMIKDGKFRADLYYRLNILYLHLPPLRERREDIPLLIRHYLDHYGRQLGKENLRLNAGAEDILLRYDYPGNIRELENIILRSIVMTEDTEVELRHLPESVVPSAGESAAVTQNFSLIKKAVIERFERDYLETALERAHGIVAQAAKIAGIDAKNFYQKMQKYQIKASHR